A genome region from Acidobacteriota bacterium includes the following:
- a CDS encoding DUF349 domain-containing protein encodes MGLIDRLRSQPRWKHPDADVRLAAAREMTADDRDTLAKLAVADEDARVRKTAVTRLDHVETLGSVASGDVDAGVRTEAAARLASLAGDATDEAAGRAALDALGSGADARIYLTLAKAASLDAVGRAAVDALRDSKALSAVARQSRHELVARAALDRLDDPAELAQVALRSEHRDVALAALDRMSDWEAIDQVASRAKHKAVVHRARALLRQRGESDPPVDQAGHTLKSDPVDEASETPVATQHDDQQLPSSDVLTLSPASVGEAAVESPLSEAPEAAVAPASELIATADSPGAPEPEEIPQPVETPGPVASSVPVEPPVPVEPPVPVEPPVPVEPPAPAESPVHAVAADTPAQRAERVAHLVQLLEGAEQVLAATDFPDARTRWNALRRDWSSMLPNLELDDETAARVKRLETQIDERELALRESRSKQQHENLLRLQHLSEQLEKVAQGERLTLRDAERVLREARAALDAPGPLPSRQDQQLIVARLKSIQSLVFPRVQDLREADEWERWANAGVQESLIRRLEALREEPDQANVARQLRQIHDEWHKVRTVPREKGRDLWERYKTVESEIRDRCESFFEHVATERDANLKAKMALCEQVEALAESTDWIRTAETIKGLQAQWKTIGPVTPGHEKAIWERFRAACDHFFTRRKQDLTERKTVWTVNLQKKEQICAALEALAATTDWDQALSEVKRLQADWRTVGPVKRSRAESLLLRFRSASERFFDSYAHRNDQEVARQAAVREQVCQTLEALLPTGDEPATVPEDGILKHVLTLKRQWDSAPTLPRAEGEPLAARFAQAMNRLAELHADAFKGSEMDPETTRQRLEHLCELVEGLAGEDRSSEPLSPAAILATQWREALAANTIGGRADDEAKWRNAAEEIRKAQAAWRRIGPLPDASARELTDRFQRACNRFFRQRERRNPTAPPAR; translated from the coding sequence ATGGGACTGATCGACCGACTGCGATCGCAGCCACGATGGAAGCACCCGGATGCGGATGTGCGTCTCGCGGCGGCGCGCGAGATGACGGCCGACGATCGCGACACACTCGCCAAGTTGGCGGTGGCAGACGAAGACGCCCGGGTGAGGAAGACCGCCGTCACCCGGCTTGACCACGTGGAGACGCTCGGCTCTGTGGCGTCAGGGGACGTTGATGCCGGTGTGCGGACAGAAGCCGCCGCCCGGCTCGCCAGCCTCGCCGGCGATGCCACGGACGAAGCGGCGGGACGGGCCGCCCTCGATGCCCTGGGAAGCGGGGCCGATGCGCGGATCTACCTCACACTCGCGAAGGCAGCCTCCTTGGACGCGGTGGGCCGTGCCGCCGTCGACGCCCTTCGCGATTCCAAGGCCCTGAGTGCTGTGGCGCGCCAGTCGCGCCACGAGTTAGTGGCACGAGCCGCGCTCGACCGCCTGGACGATCCCGCCGAACTGGCGCAGGTCGCCCTCCGGAGCGAACATCGCGATGTCGCGCTGGCGGCTCTCGATCGGATGTCCGATTGGGAGGCGATCGACCAGGTAGCGAGCCGTGCCAAACACAAAGCCGTGGTTCACCGGGCCCGCGCGTTGTTGCGCCAGCGCGGTGAATCTGATCCGCCAGTCGACCAGGCCGGACACACGTTGAAGTCCGATCCGGTTGATGAGGCGTCCGAGACACCCGTGGCCACACAACACGATGATCAGCAGCTGCCATCCTCAGACGTTCTGACGCTCTCGCCCGCTTCTGTCGGGGAGGCCGCAGTTGAGAGTCCGTTGTCGGAGGCGCCGGAAGCGGCGGTCGCTCCGGCGTCCGAGCTCATCGCGACAGCCGACTCCCCGGGGGCGCCCGAGCCTGAGGAAATCCCTCAGCCTGTGGAGACGCCCGGGCCTGTGGCGTCGTCAGTGCCTGTGGAGCCGCCAGTGCCTGTGGAGCCGCCAGTGCCTGTGGAGCCGCCAGTGCCTGTGGAGCCGCCAGCGCCTGCGGAGTCGCCGGTTCATGCCGTAGCCGCGGACACGCCCGCGCAGCGGGCCGAGAGAGTTGCCCACCTGGTGCAACTGCTCGAGGGTGCCGAACAAGTTCTTGCGGCCACGGATTTTCCCGACGCCCGGACGCGGTGGAACGCGCTCCGGCGAGACTGGTCATCGATGCTGCCGAACCTGGAACTCGACGACGAGACCGCTGCCAGGGTGAAGCGGCTTGAGACGCAGATTGACGAGCGCGAATTGGCGCTGCGTGAATCCCGTTCGAAACAGCAGCACGAGAACCTGCTTCGGCTGCAACACCTCAGCGAGCAGCTTGAAAAAGTGGCCCAGGGCGAACGGCTGACGCTGCGTGACGCCGAACGCGTGCTGCGGGAGGCTCGCGCCGCGCTCGATGCGCCGGGGCCGCTGCCGTCCCGCCAGGATCAGCAACTGATCGTCGCGCGTCTGAAATCGATTCAGTCACTGGTGTTTCCACGGGTCCAGGATCTGCGCGAAGCGGACGAATGGGAGCGCTGGGCGAACGCCGGCGTGCAGGAATCACTCATCCGCCGGCTCGAGGCCCTGCGCGAGGAGCCTGATCAGGCGAACGTCGCCAGGCAACTGCGCCAGATTCATGACGAGTGGCACAAGGTCCGAACCGTCCCGCGCGAGAAGGGCCGCGACCTCTGGGAGCGCTACAAGACGGTCGAATCCGAGATTCGCGATCGGTGTGAGTCGTTCTTCGAACACGTCGCCACGGAGCGTGACGCGAACCTCAAGGCCAAGATGGCGCTCTGCGAACAGGTCGAGGCGCTGGCCGAGTCCACGGACTGGATCCGCACCGCCGAGACCATCAAGGGGCTGCAGGCGCAATGGAAGACGATTGGACCTGTCACGCCGGGCCATGAAAAGGCCATCTGGGAGCGGTTCCGGGCCGCCTGCGATCACTTCTTCACCCGTCGCAAGCAGGACCTGACGGAACGCAAGACGGTGTGGACCGTCAACCTGCAGAAGAAGGAGCAGATCTGCGCGGCGCTCGAGGCGCTCGCGGCGACCACCGACTGGGATCAGGCGCTCTCCGAGGTCAAGCGGCTGCAGGCGGACTGGCGCACGGTCGGTCCGGTCAAACGCAGCCGCGCCGAGTCGCTGCTCTTGCGGTTTCGAAGCGCGAGCGAGCGGTTCTTCGACAGCTACGCGCACCGCAACGATCAGGAAGTGGCCCGTCAGGCGGCCGTGCGTGAACAGGTGTGCCAGACGCTCGAGGCGCTGCTGCCGACCGGCGACGAACCGGCCACCGTGCCCGAGGACGGGATCCTGAAGCACGTCCTGACCCTCAAGCGTCAGTGGGATTCGGCTCCGACCCTTCCGCGGGCCGAAGGTGAGCCGCTCGCCGCGCGCTTCGCGCAGGCGATGAACCGGCTCGCCGAGTTGCACGCCGACGCGTTCAAGGGCAGCGAAATGGATCCGGAGACCACGCGGCAGCGCCTTGAGCACCTGTGTGAGCTGGTCGAAGGCCTCGCTGGCGAGGATCGATCGTCCGAGCCGCTGTCGCCGGCGGCGATTCTTGCGACACAGTGGCGCGAGGCGCTCGCGGCCAACACGATCGGCGGGCGGGCAGACGACGAGGCGAAGTGGCGCAACGCGGCAGAGGAAATCCGAAAGGCCCAGGCCGCATGGCGGCGGATCGGTCCACTCCCCGACGCCTCGGCCCGCGAGTTGACTGATCGGTTCCAGCGGGCGTGCAACCGGTTCTTCCGCCAGCGCGAGCGGCGCAATCCCACCGCGCCTCCGGCGCGTTGA
- a CDS encoding cytochrome c-type biogenesis protein CcmH: MGILTSLFVALVLTTAPQDPQALEQEAKQIEAMLIAPCCWSQQVSLHQSPAADDIKANIRRLLAQNKTRQQILDAYVSEYGDRILAEPPARGFSAALYVLPWVFLAGSVGLVVAVVRRLRAGASPPPPATPSTPATESDAETDRLDEELRNLD; the protein is encoded by the coding sequence ATGGGCATTCTGACATCGTTGTTCGTCGCACTGGTCCTCACCACTGCGCCGCAAGATCCGCAGGCGCTCGAGCAGGAGGCCAAGCAGATCGAGGCGATGCTGATTGCGCCGTGCTGCTGGAGTCAGCAGGTTTCGCTCCATCAGTCGCCTGCGGCCGACGACATCAAAGCCAACATCCGGCGATTGCTGGCGCAGAACAAGACGCGCCAGCAGATTCTCGACGCGTACGTCTCGGAGTATGGCGATCGGATTCTGGCCGAGCCGCCAGCGCGCGGTTTCAGTGCGGCGTTGTACGTGCTCCCCTGGGTGTTTCTGGCGGGCAGCGTCGGCCTCGTCGTGGCAGTGGTGCGCCGCCTGCGTGCCGGTGCCTCGCCTCCGCCTCCGGCGACGCCGTCCACGCCCGCGACCGAGAGTGACGCTGAAACGGATCGCCTCGATGAAGAACTTCGAAACCTGGATTGA
- a CDS encoding AMP-binding protein — MRLCCSTAVPTVYRRLIAGWQAAPADLRQHWSAAARRLRLMVSGSAALPVGVLQAWRDITGHTLLERYGMTEIGMALSNPLVGERRAGFVGTPLPGIDVRLLDEPGRDVAEGTPGEIHVRGAGVFRQYWNREDATAEAFRDGGWFRTGDVAVVQEGIYRILGRLSVDIIKSGGEKVSALEIEDALRGHPAIADCAVVGTPDAAWGECVSVALVPKGDARVDLDELRTWARATLGGPKLPCRLIIVDDPPRNAMGKISKRDVIQLFEQT, encoded by the coding sequence TTGCGTCTGTGCTGCTCGACGGCCGTGCCGACCGTCTACCGGCGACTGATTGCGGGATGGCAGGCTGCGCCGGCCGATCTTCGGCAGCACTGGTCGGCGGCCGCCAGGCGCCTTCGCCTGATGGTGTCGGGATCCGCTGCCCTGCCGGTCGGCGTGCTCCAGGCCTGGCGCGACATCACGGGCCACACGCTGCTCGAGCGGTACGGCATGACCGAGATCGGGATGGCGCTGTCGAACCCGCTGGTCGGGGAACGCCGGGCGGGTTTCGTCGGAACGCCGCTGCCCGGCATCGACGTGCGGCTGTTGGACGAACCGGGCCGCGATGTCGCCGAGGGCACTCCTGGCGAGATCCACGTGCGCGGTGCCGGCGTGTTTCGTCAATACTGGAACAGGGAAGATGCCACGGCTGAGGCGTTTCGCGACGGAGGCTGGTTTCGTACCGGAGACGTCGCGGTGGTGCAGGAAGGGATCTACCGAATTCTGGGACGGCTGTCGGTGGACATCATCAAGTCCGGCGGCGAGAAAGTATCAGCCCTCGAGATCGAAGACGCACTGCGCGGGCACCCTGCCATCGCCGATTGTGCTGTCGTGGGGACGCCGGACGCGGCATGGGGCGAGTGCGTGAGTGTGGCCCTGGTGCCCAAGGGCGACGCTCGAGTTGACCTGGACGAGCTTCGAACGTGGGCGCGCGCGACGCTCGGCGGTCCAAAGCTCCCGTGCCGCCTGATCATCGTTGACGATCCCCCGCGCAACGCCATGGGGAAGATCTCGAAGCGCGACGTGATCCAATTGTTTGAACAGACCTGA
- a CDS encoding GWxTD domain-containing protein has translation MTRARTSWCVAALVLTTTLVGVAQTSGMSNREWQAWVDDVRPFFLASEAAAAKNVPAADRSAFRDEFWKRRTDATAEAGTAVRATLEARIRAADKRYRVNDKGAWNDCGRTYVLLGTPDWVRSMVLGAHFNGGDAAANFRDQDDQLAEVWIYRAHPRLPPSPNGVSFGFTTKCEAIGSPQFQRLLDQAAASYLVAAAR, from the coding sequence ATGACACGTGCTCGGACATCCTGGTGTGTCGCCGCCCTGGTGCTGACGACGACTCTCGTTGGGGTTGCACAAACCTCCGGGATGTCCAATCGGGAGTGGCAGGCCTGGGTGGATGATGTGCGGCCGTTCTTCTTGGCGTCGGAAGCGGCTGCGGCGAAGAACGTGCCAGCCGCCGACCGCTCAGCGTTCCGCGACGAGTTCTGGAAGCGCAGGACCGACGCGACGGCTGAAGCCGGCACTGCCGTTCGTGCAACACTCGAAGCCCGCATCCGCGCAGCTGACAAGCGCTACCGAGTGAACGACAAGGGGGCGTGGAACGACTGCGGGCGGACCTATGTGCTGCTGGGGACACCCGATTGGGTGCGCAGCATGGTTCTCGGCGCGCACTTCAACGGCGGCGACGCGGCTGCCAACTTCCGCGATCAGGATGATCAACTGGCCGAGGTCTGGATTTACCGTGCGCACCCTCGGTTGCCGCCGTCGCCCAACGGCGTGTCGTTCGGCTTCACCACGAAGTGCGAGGCCATCGGCAGCCCCCAGTTCCAACGCCTGCTCGATCAGGCGGCAGCAAGCTACCTGGTCGCTGCGGCGCGATGA
- a CDS encoding M14 family metallopeptidase, producing MRASRLAVAIGLGLSLLVTSSSTARLVASAQQAPAMQTPEKFLGFRVGADTKLARWDKIVEYMRLVAASSDRVRFRELGKTTQGNPFIALEISAAENLKKLEYYRGLERRLYFRDGTPTEAQRDEIFQAGKAVVVVTCNIHSTEIGSSQMVLDLVYRLATDRSPRIQHVLDNVILLLVPSLNPDGQIMVVDWYNKNLGTEFEPSQMPWLYHQYVGHDNNRDMYMFTQKESQLTAKLLWQDWYPAVWLDEHQQGTSGARIFVMPATDPINPNVHPLIYRWNGLFGQTQGAALEAAGKDGIIYNATYTNFWQGAMAWSGWWHNQVGLLTEVASVRVASPTEQRRAEMGRPPAPAPAAGEGGGRGGGGRGGQGEAGGVMPPPTDVMPRTEYPRPWLGGHWTLHDIVDYELIATMATLELAADQRETLLRQIYEVNRATMDAGRKGDPSAIVVTPSTQHDPAAAYRLVSRLQMGGVDVYQADAPFKADDKDYPAGTFVIPMTQVFARYAKDMLEKQTYPEVRRGGPNSPPEPPYDVTSWSLGMLLGVDVTFVKKPIGEAVRLTKVGDSPTIAGGVAGSGKHFVFDYTGPDAAIAINRLLKDGARVSLVQAQDASGPVSRIEVTGAAPKAMQAIATSLGLKIRADDKPVTAGTGRSLALKAPRLAMYQPWSGNMDEGWTRWVIEQHEFPYTSLHNADIKAGKLRDKFDVILFADQQPSSIVRGTEAMSVRPEYRGGIGDEGIKALKAFVAQGGTLVMLGNACDFAIDQFPLPVKNLKRGLSRDQQFAPGTIMRIQVDTAHPMGAGMDASTYGFYINSPFFALTEGFASQKTSVVVRYPNADLVASGWLKGEELMTGRAAVVSIDLAPGHIVLFGLRPQHRAQTQATFPLLFNAIYLAAAQ from the coding sequence ATGCGCGCTTCACGCCTCGCAGTGGCGATTGGTCTTGGACTGTCCCTGCTGGTGACATCGAGTTCGACGGCGAGGCTGGTGGCCTCTGCCCAGCAGGCTCCAGCGATGCAAACGCCCGAGAAGTTCCTGGGTTTCCGTGTCGGTGCCGACACGAAACTGGCCCGCTGGGACAAGATCGTCGAGTACATGCGGCTGGTCGCCGCCTCATCAGACCGCGTCCGGTTTCGGGAACTGGGCAAGACGACGCAGGGCAATCCGTTTATCGCGCTCGAAATCAGCGCCGCCGAGAACCTGAAGAAGCTCGAGTACTACCGCGGGCTCGAACGCCGTCTCTACTTCCGCGACGGCACGCCGACCGAGGCGCAGCGCGACGAAATCTTCCAGGCGGGCAAGGCGGTCGTCGTGGTGACGTGCAACATCCACTCGACCGAGATCGGCTCATCGCAGATGGTGCTCGATCTGGTGTACCGGCTCGCCACCGACCGCTCGCCGCGCATCCAGCACGTGCTCGACAATGTGATTCTGCTGCTCGTGCCGAGCCTCAATCCGGACGGCCAGATCATGGTGGTCGACTGGTACAACAAGAACCTGGGAACCGAGTTCGAGCCGTCGCAGATGCCGTGGCTGTATCACCAGTACGTCGGCCACGACAACAACCGCGACATGTACATGTTCACCCAGAAAGAGAGCCAGTTGACGGCGAAGCTCCTGTGGCAGGACTGGTACCCGGCTGTCTGGCTCGACGAGCACCAGCAGGGAACCAGCGGCGCACGCATCTTCGTGATGCCGGCCACCGACCCCATCAATCCGAACGTGCATCCACTCATCTACCGATGGAACGGACTGTTCGGCCAGACGCAGGGCGCGGCGCTCGAAGCCGCCGGCAAGGACGGCATCATCTACAACGCCACTTACACGAACTTCTGGCAGGGCGCGATGGCGTGGAGCGGATGGTGGCACAACCAGGTCGGGCTGCTGACCGAGGTGGCGTCGGTGCGCGTCGCCTCGCCGACTGAGCAACGGCGGGCCGAGATGGGAAGACCCCCGGCCCCGGCCCCGGCCGCTGGCGAAGGTGGCGGGCGTGGCGGCGGTGGACGAGGCGGACAGGGCGAGGCGGGCGGCGTGATGCCGCCGCCGACCGACGTCATGCCGCGGACGGAGTATCCGCGGCCCTGGCTCGGCGGCCATTGGACACTCCACGACATCGTCGACTACGAGTTGATCGCGACAATGGCCACGCTCGAATTGGCGGCGGATCAGCGGGAGACGCTGCTGCGGCAGATCTACGAGGTCAATCGCGCGACGATGGACGCCGGCCGGAAGGGCGATCCGTCCGCCATCGTCGTGACGCCATCGACGCAGCACGATCCGGCTGCGGCGTACCGGCTCGTGTCGCGCCTCCAGATGGGCGGCGTCGACGTGTACCAGGCGGACGCGCCGTTCAAGGCTGACGACAAGGACTACCCCGCCGGCACGTTTGTCATCCCGATGACACAGGTGTTCGCGCGGTACGCCAAGGACATGCTCGAGAAACAGACGTACCCGGAGGTGCGCCGCGGCGGCCCCAACTCGCCGCCCGAACCGCCCTACGACGTCACGTCGTGGTCGCTCGGCATGCTGCTCGGCGTGGACGTGACGTTCGTCAAGAAGCCGATCGGTGAGGCCGTGCGCCTGACCAAGGTGGGCGACTCGCCGACGATCGCCGGCGGAGTAGCCGGATCCGGCAAGCATTTCGTGTTCGACTACACCGGGCCGGATGCGGCCATCGCGATCAACCGGTTGCTCAAAGACGGCGCGCGCGTTTCGCTGGTCCAGGCGCAGGACGCGTCGGGCCCGGTGTCGCGCATCGAGGTGACCGGCGCGGCTCCGAAGGCCATGCAGGCGATTGCCACGTCGCTCGGCCTGAAGATTCGCGCCGATGACAAGCCGGTGACGGCAGGAACCGGCCGATCTCTGGCGCTCAAGGCGCCGCGTCTCGCGATGTACCAACCGTGGTCCGGCAACATGGATGAGGGCTGGACGCGCTGGGTGATCGAACAGCACGAGTTCCCGTACACGTCGCTGCACAACGCCGACATCAAAGCGGGCAAGTTGCGCGACAAGTTTGATGTGATTCTGTTCGCGGATCAGCAGCCATCGAGCATCGTGAGGGGCACCGAGGCGATGAGCGTGCGGCCCGAGTACCGAGGTGGCATCGGTGACGAGGGGATCAAGGCGCTGAAGGCGTTCGTCGCCCAGGGCGGCACACTGGTGATGCTCGGCAACGCCTGCGACTTCGCGATCGATCAGTTCCCGCTGCCGGTCAAGAACCTGAAGCGCGGTTTGAGCCGCGATCAGCAGTTCGCGCCGGGCACGATCATGCGCATCCAGGTCGACACGGCTCATCCGATGGGAGCCGGGATGGACGCGAGCACGTACGGTTTCTACATCAACAGCCCGTTCTTCGCCTTGACCGAAGGGTTCGCGTCACAAAAGACGTCGGTCGTGGTGCGGTACCCGAATGCGGATCTGGTCGCCTCGGGCTGGCTCAAGGGCGAGGAGTTGATGACCGGGCGGGCGGCGGTGGTGTCGATCGATCTGGCCCCCGGGCACATCGTGCTGTTCGGCCTGCGGCCGCAACACCGGGCCCAGACGCAGGCGACGTTCCCGCTCCTGTTCAACGCCATCTACCTGGCGGCCGCGCAGTAA
- the rsgA gene encoding ribosome small subunit-dependent GTPase A codes for MHVLGSSTVDLQDLGWDAYFEQHFEEHGRRGLVAARVTLEHQHIYTVQSTNGESLATVAGGLRHRAAGRHAFPVVGDWVALASVAPGRRAVIQAILPRRSKFSRKVAGRETTEQVVAANIDTVFLMMGLDADYNLRRIERYLITARDGGAAPVIVLNKADLCDAVDRRVREVQSVAQSAPVHAVSTKADGPLDVLDPYLLPGRTIALLGSSGVGKSTLVNRLVGHHMQATQEVRVRDQRGRHTTTRRELIVVTGGALLIDTPGLRELQLWDGAGGMDATFDDVEVLGAGCRFRDCRHDAEPGCAVKAAVDAGQLDLSRLDSYRQLRRERAVLLGQQDERAAQERKRQSRTISKIIRDFKPRE; via the coding sequence GTGCATGTGCTAGGCTCGTCGACGGTGGATCTGCAGGACCTCGGCTGGGACGCGTACTTCGAGCAGCACTTTGAGGAACATGGCCGGCGCGGCCTGGTGGCAGCGCGCGTGACCCTCGAGCACCAGCACATCTACACGGTCCAGTCCACCAATGGCGAGTCGCTCGCGACGGTGGCCGGGGGCCTGCGCCATCGCGCCGCCGGGCGCCACGCGTTTCCCGTCGTCGGCGACTGGGTGGCCTTGGCATCAGTCGCACCGGGCCGCCGCGCCGTCATCCAGGCCATCCTGCCCCGCAGGAGCAAGTTCTCGCGCAAGGTGGCCGGGCGCGAAACGACCGAGCAGGTGGTGGCCGCCAACATCGACACGGTGTTCCTGATGATGGGCCTCGACGCCGACTACAACCTGCGGCGCATCGAGCGCTATCTCATCACGGCCAGAGACGGTGGCGCAGCGCCCGTCATCGTCCTGAACAAGGCCGATCTCTGTGACGCCGTCGATCGTCGAGTGCGTGAAGTCCAGTCGGTCGCTCAATCGGCCCCGGTGCACGCCGTCAGTACGAAGGCGGACGGACCCCTCGATGTCCTGGATCCGTACCTGCTGCCCGGACGGACCATCGCGCTGCTCGGATCCTCCGGCGTCGGCAAGTCCACGTTGGTCAACCGCCTGGTCGGGCACCACATGCAGGCGACGCAGGAAGTCCGCGTCCGCGATCAACGCGGCCGCCACACGACGACGCGGCGCGAGCTCATCGTCGTGACGGGAGGCGCGCTGCTCATCGACACGCCGGGTCTGCGCGAGCTGCAGTTGTGGGACGGGGCCGGCGGGATGGACGCGACGTTCGATGATGTCGAGGTGCTCGGGGCGGGTTGCCGGTTCCGCGATTGCCGGCACGACGCCGAGCCCGGGTGCGCGGTGAAGGCCGCAGTCGACGCGGGCCAACTCGACCTGAGCCGGCTCGACAGCTATCGTCAACTGCGGCGGGAGCGGGCCGTGCTGCTCGGCCAGCAGGACGAACGGGCCGCGCAGGAACGCAAGCGCCAGTCGCGGACGATCTCGAAGATCATCCGCGACTTCAAACCCCGGGAATGA
- a CDS encoding M28 family peptidase: protein MTKRLACILTGVLLVAALGAGLLAQATRLPVVSPVVSVPALLGHVKVLSSDQFEGRAPGTRGEDLTVAYIEDQFRKVGLKPGNPDGSYIQKVPLVGITPDPSTSLTFTRGTTTRTLKFKDDIVAWTKRVQPRVSIDASDVVFVGYGVQAPEYGWDDYKGANLSGKTVIMLVGDPPGPDPKDPAKLDPKVFGGRAMTYYGRWTYKYEMGAEKKAAAVLIVHETGPAGYPFSVVQGKIKEQFDLVMPDKGTGRAAIEGWITLDQAKALCVLAGRDFAALKRQALTREFKPVPLGVTASMTIANTIRTINSRNVAGKVAGSDPKLKNEFVVFTAHWDHFGIGAPVNGDKIYHGAVDNATGIGGMIEIARAYAALPVAPKRSLLFLAVTAEEQGLLGSDYYARNPLYPLSKTLAAINIDGLNIHGKTRDLSVVGLGNSDLDDYARDAAAGQGRHLVPDPKPEDGGYFRSDHFPFAKQGVPAINAGGGEEVIGKPAGWARKAQDAYTAQHYHQPSDIMRPDWDMGGAVQDLQIYYVMGYRLAQAATFPEWKPGTEFKARRDKMMGKGK, encoded by the coding sequence ATGACAAAACGACTTGCATGCATTCTGACCGGGGTTCTGCTGGTGGCCGCGCTTGGCGCGGGTCTTCTCGCTCAGGCGACCAGGCTCCCCGTCGTGTCGCCGGTCGTCAGCGTGCCGGCGCTGCTCGGGCACGTCAAAGTGCTGTCGTCCGACCAGTTCGAGGGCCGGGCGCCAGGCACCCGCGGCGAAGATCTGACGGTGGCGTACATCGAAGACCAGTTCAGGAAGGTTGGCCTCAAGCCCGGCAACCCTGACGGCAGCTACATCCAGAAAGTGCCGCTGGTCGGCATCACCCCGGATCCCTCGACCTCGCTGACCTTCACCAGAGGCACCACGACCCGCACCTTGAAGTTCAAGGACGACATCGTCGCCTGGACAAAGCGCGTGCAGCCGCGCGTCAGCATCGACGCGTCTGACGTGGTCTTCGTGGGGTACGGCGTGCAGGCGCCGGAGTACGGGTGGGACGACTACAAGGGCGCCAATCTCTCCGGCAAGACCGTGATCATGCTCGTGGGCGATCCGCCGGGGCCCGATCCGAAGGATCCGGCGAAGCTCGATCCCAAGGTCTTCGGCGGGCGGGCGATGACGTACTACGGGCGGTGGACCTACAAGTACGAGATGGGTGCCGAGAAGAAGGCGGCGGCGGTGCTGATCGTGCACGAGACCGGGCCGGCGGGGTATCCGTTCTCCGTCGTGCAGGGCAAGATCAAGGAGCAGTTCGACCTGGTGATGCCCGACAAAGGGACGGGAAGAGCGGCCATCGAAGGCTGGATCACACTCGACCAGGCCAAGGCCCTCTGTGTGCTCGCCGGCCGGGACTTCGCGGCGCTCAAGCGACAGGCCCTCACCCGGGAGTTCAAGCCGGTGCCGCTTGGGGTCACCGCCTCGATGACGATCGCCAATACGATTCGCACGATCAATTCGCGCAACGTGGCCGGAAAGGTCGCGGGCAGCGATCCGAAGCTCAAGAATGAGTTCGTCGTCTTTACGGCGCACTGGGATCACTTCGGCATCGGGGCGCCCGTCAACGGCGACAAGATCTACCACGGGGCGGTCGACAACGCGACGGGCATCGGCGGGATGATCGAGATCGCCCGCGCGTACGCCGCGCTGCCCGTTGCCCCGAAGCGCTCGCTGCTGTTTCTCGCGGTGACCGCCGAGGAGCAGGGGTTGCTGGGATCCGACTACTACGCGCGCAACCCGCTCTATCCGCTCTCGAAGACCCTGGCCGCCATCAACATCGACGGCCTGAACATCCACGGCAAGACACGCGACCTGTCCGTGGTGGGGTTAGGCAACTCCGATCTCGACGACTACGCGCGCGATGCCGCAGCCGGGCAGGGGCGGCACCTCGTTCCCGACCCGAAACCGGAAGACGGCGGCTACTTCCGGTCGGACCATTTCCCGTTCGCGAAACAGGGCGTGCCGGCCATCAACGCCGGCGGTGGCGAAGAGGTGATCGGAAAGCCAGCGGGTTGGGCCCGCAAGGCCCAGGACGCGTACACGGCGCAGCACTACCACCAGCCGTCCGACATCATGCGCCCGGACTGGGACATGGGCGGCGCCGTCCAGGATCTGCAGATCTACTACGTGATGGGATACCGCCTGGCGCAGGCCGCCACATTTCCCGAGTGGAAGCCCGGCACGGAGTTCAAAGCCCGGCGAGACAAGATGATGGGGAAGGGGAAGTAG
- a CDS encoding asparaginase domain-containing protein: MIRILVTGGTFDKQYDEIRGRLDFAESHLPEMLRLGRCKLDVTIRTVMLVDSLEMTEADRELVAQNCRQAPETQIVITHGTDTMVETARTVAQSVSDKTVVLTGAMVPYAFGSSDGLFNLGSALSFVQTLPPGVYVAMNGRCFPWDRVRKNRKTGVFEEAI; encoded by the coding sequence ATGATCCGTATTCTGGTCACCGGCGGCACCTTCGACAAACAGTACGACGAAATTCGCGGGCGGCTGGACTTCGCCGAATCCCACCTGCCCGAGATGCTCCGCTTGGGGAGGTGCAAGCTCGACGTCACGATCAGGACCGTGATGCTGGTCGACAGCCTCGAGATGACCGAGGCCGACCGGGAACTGGTCGCGCAGAACTGTCGCCAGGCGCCCGAAACCCAGATCGTGATCACGCATGGCACCGACACGATGGTCGAGACGGCGCGCACGGTCGCGCAGTCGGTCTCGGACAAGACGGTCGTGCTGACCGGGGCCATGGTACCGTACGCGTTCGGCAGCTCTGACGGCCTGTTCAATCTGGGCAGCGCCCTGTCGTTCGTGCAGACGTTGCCGCCAGGTGTCTATGTGGCGATGAACGGCCGCTGCTTTCCGTGGGACCGGGTGCGGAAGAACCGCAAGACCGGGGTGTTCGAGGAAGCGATCTGA